The genomic stretch GGAGATTTTGGAACACCCCACCGAGGACATCAAAGAGGAACACGAAGACCTTCAATTGAAAGGAGCCGTGGAATTTAAGGGCATCACCCTTGCCTACCCGTCGCGACCCGATATGAAAGTCATCGATGATCTGAGTTTCATTGCCGAACCTGGACAGCAAATCGCCTTAGTTGGAGCCAGCGGCGCGGGTAAATCGACCATTGTTCAGCTGCTGTATCAGTTCTACCATCCCCAGCAAGGCCAAATTCTCTTTGACGGTAAACTCGCTAGTGAATTCGATTTAAGCGATTTACGTCATCAAATGGCATTGGTACCCCAAGATGTACTGCTCTTTGGCGGAACTATTCGCGAAAATATCGAGTACGGAAAACCCGGGGCCAGTGAAGACGAAATTCGACAGGCTGCGCAAATGGCCAATGCCCTAGAATTCATAGAGCGGTTTTCGGACGGATTAGATACCATCGTCGGGGAACGCGGAGTGCAGCTCAGCGGAGGTCAGCGCCAGCGGATCGCCATTGCCCGCGCAGTGCTCAAAGACCCGTGCATCCTCGTCCTCGACGAAGCTACGAGTAGTCTCGATAGCGAATCGGAACGATTGGTTCAAGATGCTCTCGAAAAGCTCATGAAAGGACGTACCTCACTCGTGATCGCACACCGTTTAAGCACCATCCGTAGTGCCAATAATATTCTCGTACTGCAAGAAGGCCGAATTATTGAACAGGGAACGCACACCGAGCTCATGGCCTTGCCCGAATCGCGCTATCGGGAGCTCAATGAACTTCAAGGGTACTTTGCGAACTCCTAAATTAACATGGATGTAACTCTGTTATTTAGGTAATTCTACTAAATTGTGCTTATAAACCATTTAAAGTACGGTATGCACTTCCTACTCTCCTCTCTGCGTCCATGGCTACTGGCCGCAGTCGCGAGCTTGTTATTCATGACCGCGGCTTACGGACAAAAGCAGCCAAACATACTCGTCCTGTGGGGCGGCGACATTGGTCAATCGAACATCAGCGCCTACACTATGGGCATGGTGGGCTACCGAACGCCAAACATCGACAAGATCGCAGACGATGGTGTGATCTTCACCGACTACTATGCCGAACAAAGCTGTACTGCTGGTCGAGCGAGCTTTATTCTGGGTCAAAGTGTTTTCCGCACCGGACTCAGTAAGGTCGGGATACCCGGAGCCAAAGAAGGCATCTCCGAAGAGGACCCGACCATTGCCGAAATGCTGAAACCGCTTGGTTACCGAACCGGTCAATTCGGCAAGAACCACCTCGGCGATCGCGATGAACACTTGCCTACGAATCACGGCTTCGATGAGTTTTTCGGAAACCTCTATCACCTTAATGCCGAAGAGGAACCGGAACTTCCCGATTATCCGGATCTCGAAGAATACCCGAACTTCCGCAAAAATTTCGATCCTCGTGGCGTCATTCACTCGTACGCCGACGGTCGCATTGAAGATACCGGGCCATTGACCAAGAAGCGTATGGAAACCATCGATGACGAATCGTCTGAAGAAGCCATGCGATTCATTCGGGAGGCGGTTGAAGCTGGTGAACCCTTCTTCGTTTGGTGGAACAGAACACGCATGCACTTCCGCACGCACGTCAAAGATGAAATGCGCGGAATCTCTGGTCAAAACGAGTACGGCGATGGTATGGTGGAACATGATATGCACCTGGGTAAATTCTTACAATTACTCGAGGAACTCGATATCGTGGACAACACAATCGTCATGTATAGCACGGACAATGGACCACACAAGAACACATGGCCAGATGCCGGCGTGAATCCATTCCGAGGCGAAAAAAATACCAACTGGGAAGGTGGCTGGCGCGTACCTGCCATGGTGTGCTGGCCTAAGGATATCCCGGCCGGACAAATATCCAACGAAATCGTATCGGGTATGGATTGGGTTCCCACATTAATCGCTGCCGCCGGAAACGATAAAGTAACCGACGAACTTCTCAAGGGAAAAACCGCTAATGGGCGTTCATACAAAATACACCTCGATGGATACAACATCTTGGATCACTTAAAAAATACCCAGGAAGTGGAGTCGCCCCGTAAAGAGCTTTTCTATTTCAGTGACGATAGCGACCTTACTGCTCTTCGTTACAAAGACTGGAAGATCATCTTCATGGAACAACGCGCCAAAGGAACGCTGCAAGTGTGGACCGAACCCTTTACTCCGCTCCGCGTACCCTTGATTTTTAACTTGCGGCGCGACCCCTATGAATTCGCCCAAATTACTTCGAATACTTACTACGACTGGGTTCTCGACCACGTGTTTATGCTGGTTCCAGCGCAGGCCATCGTCGCAGAATTCCTCGGCACCTTCGAAGAGTATCCACCGCGCATGAAGGCCGCCAGCTTCTCGCTCGATAAAGTGATGGAGCAGCTGCAAAGCTCGGGCGGAGCGCGATAAAACACAAAACCCATATACAACAAAAGCCCGAGCGTTAACTCGGGCTTTTTATCGAACTATCATGTACAAGTCTATATCACTCATATTGCTCGTTGCACTCCTTGCTCAGTGCTCCCCGCTCAATAACGACCCCAACGATCAGGGCAGTGAAACCACTAACGTCGAATCTCATGATCCCCTTCCCTCGTGGATTGAAGGCTCCCATCGCGACCGCATCATCAAATTTGTCGAATCCGCCACCGATCCCAACAACCCGGATTTTGTGCCGGTAGCCGAACGCATCGCCACCTTCGACAACGACGGCACGCTCTGGAGCGAACAGCCCATGTACTTCCAGCTCTATTTCGCCATCGACCGAGCTCGCCAAATCGGCTATGAAGATTTGGATGGCGCCCTAGCGGGCGGATTAGAAACGCTGTACCCTCTGCTCAACGCCACACACACCGGTATGACCGCTCCCGAATTTAAAACGATCGTAGAAGCGTGGGTCGATACGGCACGGCACCCCGAATCCGGAAAGCGGTATACCGAAATGGTGTATCAACCCATGCTCGAATTGCTCGACTACCTCCGAGCAAATGAATTCAAGACCTACATCGTGAGCGGGGGCGGACTCCATTTCATGCGCCCCTGGACCGAATCAGTTTATGGCATTCCGGCAGAACAAGTGGTCGGCACACGGCCCGAGGTGGTCTTCGAAAACGATTCCACAGGTCCGGTTATTCGACGAACAGGAGCTCTGGAATTCCTGAATGACAAAGAGGGAAAGGTCGTTTCGATCTATCACATCATTGGCCACACCCCGATCATGTCCGTCGGAAAC from Flavobacteriales bacterium encodes the following:
- a CDS encoding arylsulfatase, with the protein product MTAAYGQKQPNILVLWGGDIGQSNISAYTMGMVGYRTPNIDKIADDGVIFTDYYAEQSCTAGRASFILGQSVFRTGLSKVGIPGAKEGISEEDPTIAEMLKPLGYRTGQFGKNHLGDRDEHLPTNHGFDEFFGNLYHLNAEEEPELPDYPDLEEYPNFRKNFDPRGVIHSYADGRIEDTGPLTKKRMETIDDESSEEAMRFIREAVEAGEPFFVWWNRTRMHFRTHVKDEMRGISGQNEYGDGMVEHDMHLGKFLQLLEELDIVDNTIVMYSTDNGPHKNTWPDAGVNPFRGEKNTNWEGGWRVPAMVCWPKDIPAGQISNEIVSGMDWVPTLIAAAGNDKVTDELLKGKTANGRSYKIHLDGYNILDHLKNTQEVESPRKELFYFSDDSDLTALRYKDWKIIFMEQRAKGTLQVWTEPFTPLRVPLIFNLRRDPYEFAQITSNTYYDWVLDHVFMLVPAQAIVAEFLGTFEEYPPRMKAASFSLDKVMEQLQSSGGAR
- a CDS encoding haloacid dehalogenase-like hydrolase — encoded protein: MYKSISLILLVALLAQCSPLNNDPNDQGSETTNVESHDPLPSWIEGSHRDRIIKFVESATDPNNPDFVPVAERIATFDNDGTLWSEQPMYFQLYFAIDRARQIGYEDLDGALAGGLETLYPLLNATHTGMTAPEFKTIVEAWVDTARHPESGKRYTEMVYQPMLELLDYLRANEFKTYIVSGGGLHFMRPWTESVYGIPAEQVVGTRPEVVFENDSTGPVIRRTGALEFLNDKEGKVVSIYHIIGHTPIMSVGNSDGDLAMLQYSTTSPYKSLQVYIHHTDSLREWAYDRDSHVGSLDAGLDQATRDGWLVVDMKSN